The following is a genomic window from Xenopus laevis strain J_2021 chromosome 2L, Xenopus_laevis_v10.1, whole genome shotgun sequence.
TAAGGCGGACTTATCCCAATTAACCCGCAGCCCTGACAATCTCCCAAATTCCGTTATAATGGAGGCTAGGGTAGCTAGCGATGGACCCGCATCTGCCAGATAGACCAGCAGATCATCTGCATAAAGCGATATTCTCTCTTCCACTGGTCCCAAGCGCCATCCCTCTAATGTAGGGGCCTGTCTAATGTGGATTGCTAACGGTTCAATGGCCAGAGCAAATAGTAAGGGGGAGAGAGGGCATCCCTGCTGTGTACCCCTAGCCAATGGAAAGGGTCCAGATGTTGTGCCATTTGCCCTGACCCGTGCCACAGGAGCCGAATATAGCATTTTGATCCAGCTTATAAAGTTTGGTCCAATGCCAAATCGTGAAAGAGTTGCCCATAGATAATTCCATTCCACTGAATCAAAGGCTTTAGCTGAATCCAATGATAGTATTATTCTCGAGCCTGCATTGTCAAGCGTAGATTGCAGGTTAAAGAACAATCTTCGTAAGTTAATGTCTGTGGTTTTGCCCGCCATGAATCCAGATTGGTCTGGATGAATCAGGTCAGGTATTACTAGGGCCAGTCTACTGGCTAGCACCTTGGCCATTATTTTAGCATCTGTATTGAGCAAAGAGATTGGCCTGTAAGAGCTACAAGATTGCGGGTCTTTCTGGGGCTTCAGTATCAGGACAATGATGACTTCTAGAAAGGAAGGTGGGGGAGATAAACCTTGCATCACCGTTGTGAGGGTATTTAGTAAGTGGGGAGTAATTTCATCCAAAAGACTTTTATATAGATCTGCTGGGATACCATCGGGACCCGGGGTCTTGCCAGGGGCTAAGGCATTGATGGCTTGCTGAATCTCCTGCTTAGTAATAGGGGAGTCTAGAGTATCCCTCTGGGCTGTCGTTAGAACAGGAGTGGTGGTTTGTGTAAGGTATTGATGTATCTCCGCCTCTGTGTACCTGCTCTGGGTAGCATACAAGGTTTTAAAGTACGTTGCAAAGGTTTCTACTATATCTTGGGGCATGGATTTGAGAGTCCCGTTTGCAGTTGCTACGGCTGCAATTGCAGTGGAGGGGGCCTGTAATTTGGCTAAGTAAGCCAGCGTTCTACCACTTCTATCTCCAGTTTCAAATGTACGCTGGTAGGTGTACAATTGCGATTTCCGCGTAAGGAGTGTTTGTTCTCTAGCCAGTGAATGATGGGAGTCTACTAGTTTATGGTAAGTCAGTGGAGAGGGATTGGTTACATAATCAGACTCAGCCTCCTCCAACTCCTTTTCTGCCTCAATTACTTGGGCTTTAGATTCCATTCTGGCCCTAGCGACTGCGTTGCTAAGTTGCCCTCTCATGTAAGCTTTCGAAGCATCCCATAGTATAGGAGGGGGGGCTGATCCTGCATTTAATTCCCAATAGTCCTTAACTGCTGCAGCAGCCTTGTCTTTTACCACAGTGTTTTGAAGCCACAATGGGCTAAATCTCCAAAGATTAGTTTGAGGGGAGCTTATCACACTTAAAGTAATAGCAAGTGGAGAGTGGTCAGAGAGAGCACGGGGAAGATATTCAATCTGGACCACTTTGGATAAGAGATCGGGTGTTACCAATGCTAGGTCTATCCGTGAGAGTGAGTGGTGAGTAGCAGAGTGGCAAGAAAAGGCCTTTTGGTTAGGATATTCCCACCTCCACACATCCGTTAAACTCAGTGCATTGGCCCAAGTCATTAATTTATCTCCAGAAGGAAAGGGGGGGGGTTTAATTTATCCATCCGTGGGTCCATTAGGGCGTTAAAGTCACCCATATGGCTCTGTAtatcttacagcaacccctctggcattggTCAGAATCTGCAGatttccagtctgggcctggaacATTTATTATTGTATGTATGTTTGCCATGTTGTGATTGCAGTACTGtacaggaaaaaaagcaaaattgatGTAAATACTAAAAGAAATATGTTCATTGTGAGTCTCTATTTATTACTAACATGATGTTAGAGATAACTGGATCCCTGAATTGTTTAACATTGGGGATCACAGCCAGCCTAAGCCTCCACACTAGAGAAATAATTCACCCTAGGATACCCATCTTCTAGAGAGGTAGACATTGACATAACCCCTATCAAAACCTTATAATTGATGTTGAAATCATCTCAACAGGTAACAGTAGTTGATATGAAGGAGAGTGGAAAAAGCGGGCCTCTCAAATCATATATAGTAGGGGGTCAGTATTATCTGCTCATAGCAGTAGGGAAGGTTAAAGGCATATAAAGCCCAAAAACCTTCTCTTTGCAGATGATGGTAAACTCTTACAAAGCCATCAGTTATAGTTTATTTCTACTGTGATTTTTACTTGATCCCTCAGAACAATGATGTCAGAGAGGGTTACTGGAGCCCATTGTTTTCAACTGGCCCTCTACTCACTGCACTGTGCTGAACACCTGCATTTGGCAGTTCACATGGTGCTCTGGGTACAGGGACAATTGAAAAGAATGGGCTTCATTAACTCTTTAGTCTTATGCCTACCCTTGGAAGACACAGTAAACGCACGTGTCCGTATCCCATCCTCACTTAAGGTGCACCTCCCGCTGTTGTTCACTGCTCCACACACTGGTTTCCGCTCCAGCCAATTATGTAGTTCATACAACGAAAGACGTTGAGTGTATCCAAACAACAGTTCCTTAAAATCAACAAGCTTTATTCCAGGGCTCCACAAGAAACATACTTCCTGTTCTATGACAGTGTAGTCACCTGACatgtttcatgcctctttctggtacttcatcagaggtgatgtCAGCTGCTGACATCACCTCTGATAAAGTGCCAGAATAAGTGAGATGAATGGGAGAGGTCCTAGTAGAACGCACTCTCTCTTGTGGTACAATGTTGCATGCTTATTTTTCATGTCCCTTTTGCAGCCCCTCCTTGCCTGCATAGCCTCTGCATTCCTGGCTATATTTCTCACctcatttttatatttgggtACTTTGTGccctgaaaagtaaaaaaaaaaagcctacctAAGAAATGTTGCGAGCTCCATAAACTTtgaaaaagtacacaaaaaagctGAATGACATCTGACatattccggtcccgaacaactgcacatgccctGAAAGTCATTTTTCGCGACTTTCATAAAGTTTCGTGATTTtgtcgcatgtgcagttgttcctgaccggaatattactccaactgcgcaagcACCGAAAACGAcagtctgcttccgaagtttaatgaAGAAAAGTAGATGGCGGCTGTGAATTTCcagggacagaatctgcaccgaggggtaagtaaaaagttagggcattTGCCCCAGATACCAGGTAGGCTGaggagggggtctacgtagggttttttatgttacgggttgaattctcctttaaggccagttATGGGAGATGTGGGTAGAAATTTTATATGCTCTATAAGATAGGCCCCAAAAACTGCCCCTAAACTAGTGCTACTTACAGCAACCAACAGTCAGTCTGGATGTCAGTTGAATGATGGGCTGAAGGTTGTGCAATCGTGTAATAGGCTTCAGTAGTAGTACTGTGTAACAACTGCATTGCCCAAATCCCAATCAAACTCTACTGATCATGATGAGTGCAGGTACCACTGAGCTGGCAGCAGCTTGGGGACacttattttacagaaaattgtGCCTCAGCCTAGTAATACTTAACCTGTTAATAGGAACGTTTCAGGAtcactatttttttgtttattattaatgCAATTCATCTGTCACATATTATGCACTTGGAAACCTTCTATGGATCTCTACATTTTCATGATTACATAATTGGATTTAccatgaaagagaaaaaaaaaatctatcaactGATAAAAATTGTTCAATTGATGAGAAAAAATCACTTATACAGGGAACCAGAATCCAATCTActacaaatacaaacaaacatttttattttctattgcaGCTTTACTGGGCAATATTAAGAATTaagaacagaaaacaaaatattaagtTTATCAAGGAGTACCTGTAAAAATGATATGGTTACATTTCTTGCCAAAACATTAACATggaatgtttattaaatattagaCTTTATTTCTAATTTGCCTCCGgaattaaaaacaacaacatattccCAAGCAGTGCTTtacaaacattcaagtttttttatttaattaaatgtattttatttccttAGATTTCTCTATGTGCTTTGAAATGAGGTATGCAACTATGGCTTTTCTGAAATGGACTTGAGATTTGCTGTTCCactgctgaacatactttttgcctattgttttaatttaattttaatgaacAGGACTGCaagacaatatttttttgtgtggcAATAAAGCTGAAAATGACCAATAGTATTAAATATTCCAGCACACTACTGTCAAACTTGCAGAATGAGTCTGATACAACCTTGCAAGTCTGCCTTTAGTTGCCCTGTGCTCAGTGGGGACTACATAGTGTCTCATTCCAGTGTctaacccattggatgttgttttcagtggcctcaaagcaggtgcttctttttgaattcctggcaagttgtggttgcataaaaaccaggtgtactgcgtAACAGAGTCTACTgtaggccaatcacagcccatatttggcatccccaggaattCTTTTCATGCTCgccttgctccccaactctctttacaatTGCATGTAGCTCAAAAGTATAAAACTTTGGGGACCCCCTGGTCTAAGGCTATTTCACAAGTAATCTAGAATCTGGACAGGGATTGGAAAATGGACAATTGATTCAACTAAAACCAATTAAAGGTAAGGTTCCTTAGTTTTTTATGCAAGTGAAGCTGCATATGACAGGCAATACAAGCAATGGAaaattgaaagagaaaaaaaagaactgaaaGATGTTACGGAACATAACACAAACAATGGGGGATGCCCGCCAATAAAAAGCGGAAGatctaaaaagcaaaatataaggGAATCAAGGGGAGAAAAGAGTGCAGAAAATTATGAGAGTAAAACAGGGCTAGGGGAGCTCATAAAAGTATTGGGGATTGAAGGAACACCATACAACacatttgaaataaaagaaaataaataagggaTAAAAATAAAGGAGAATAGCAAGGGTATGCAAAAGAGAGGCAAAAGAAAGGtatcagtttaaataaatatggcccttagAAGTTGGGCAGCACTGGTTTAGAATAAGCATGATTCAATGTATTAAAATTGAGGTACTTGCTTAATTAGCCAAAAGTATTTCAAATTAAAAGACAACTAATTTTCCACATATACACTGGAATCTTATACTTCTATATGGTCTACACAGTGACTGTGACCCCCCTCTTGGTTGCTTCGATACTTCTAGTTTGTAAATCTGCAGATTGAAACCTTTAAAACTGTAGCCAATTTGATATGGCACAATGGGCAAATTTAAACCAATTTTTAGTTAGTTGGGGGAAGGGAGGGCAATGCTGTGACAATTGCCTGAAAACATTTGTCAGGTGACTTGGTAATGTGGATCAACACATTTCCAATAGACAATCGCCTGACTAGAACTAACACCAACACTTTTCGGGTGTTGCGATAGATGGAAAGGGGATGGGCAcaattttggacaaaaaaatattGGACAGAGAAGTGGTCAAAGTCACCCCGTGTGCCATTGTCCTTTGAGATGCAGAACATTTACAAAGACCATATATCTACATTTCAATAAGAGGATAAAATGAAGAACTTAACGTGTCCACAGAAACAAGTACTTGTACTTCAGCGAAGTATTTTATTATATCCTAAgtcaaatatatgtttttaataatGATACCATTCGTTGTGCAACAAGCTGGAACAGCTCTGTCTTAGCCAAACCAATATGAATTATTTTGATTAGATGTCTTGGCAGACATAAATATTAGATATTCTCCATTTTGTTCACCCAAACAATGCTACATGCATGGCCACCCACTCATACTTTATGGGCTTGCATGGCTGGGATAAAGGGGTTAAAGGGTTATTGCCTTTCACATGCAACAGTCAACAGCAGGAAGTAGTTGGCTTTTGTTTTCTATGCAGGTTAACTGTATCTGTGTGTATCAGTTGATCTGATCTATCCTCTATGGCTAAAACCCTCCGAACAGCTTCTTCAAATGCTGCAGCAACATTTGTGGCATCTTTAGCGCTAGTTTCAAAATAGGGATGATTTCCATTGTCTCTACACCAGGCCTGGGCCTCTTCAACGGACACCTGGCGGTCTGTGATGTCTATTTTGTTTCCCAAGATAACAAAGGGAAAGCTGTCTGGGTCTTTGACATCTGCATAGTAGATAAACTCCTTTTTCCAATTGTTCAGGTTTTGAAAACTCTGGGAATCATCAACGCTGAATGTAAGTAAACAGCAATCGGATCCCCTGTAAAAAGGGGTTCTCAGGCTCCTAAAGCGCTCCTGGCCTGCAGTGTCCCAGATCTGCATTGTAACCAGATGACCGTCCACTTCCAGCTCTTTATTGAGGAACTCAACACCTATCGTGTGGAATAATTGTGTATCAAACTTATTAGTGACGTATCGATTCATGAGAGAACTTTTTCCCACTCCTCCATCTCCCAGAAGAATTATTTTCAGCAGTGAGGATTTGGTAGACATGATCTTCCTTTAAAGTGATGATCTGCAAccacaaaataatgtaaaagtgAATAAATAGATGAATTAtttgaatgaatatatattgaaattgtattaaaattaaatatgcgattttaaacagtaaaaaaaaaaatgaagtattCATATTTTATGTAGCGTTTGATTGGTACCCTGCGGCACAGAAGCTAGTGTAATCGAAGATACTTCCATGTGAGTTATCTTGCTGTTTAACATTTCAGTAGCTCTCACAATAAACTGCATGACTACAAGGTGCTGCCAAAAGGAATTTGGCAGCTTATTTGTTTAGTCTCTAGCCATTGAGCCACTGCAAGAATTAAGGACATGGTAACTTTTGCAAGTTTCAATTAGTAAGTAAGCAATTCGTATATAGCAATCAAAGTCACACTAGATaacaaatgtactgtaaataaacTATCAAGAATAATAAATAtcatcatgatttatttatatagcgccaagatacacagtgctttaccttagttataacaaacggaataaatggaggataataaaccagggttacagagtacaataggattagtgggccctacaaattagagtttacaaactaaaggttagggtacaattgagactttaggattttagaaacaattttgtgatttatgatacagcaatgattgattaattaaggtacattgaataagcttctttaaacaggtgggtctttatggagcatttgaaagtttggaaagaaggagaaagccTGACGGCTCGAGGCAGAgcgttccagagaaaagcagaagccagagagaagtcttgtagtcgagaatgggcagaagtgatgagaggagaagcgaggcaaagatcagaagcagagcgaaggttgtaTGAagaagtgtatttggagatcagagatgaaatatggggaggggcttcattattaagggccttgaatgggagtgttagtaatttgaatttgattctagaggagattgggagccagtgaagggacatgcatatgggagcagctggtgttgagcggtgagatagatgaatgagtctagcggccacatttagaacagattggagttgtgaaaggtgacttgtggAATACCTGCAAgcagtaggttgcagtaatcaaggcgggagatggtgagagactgaataagtgttttggttgattctgaactgagatatggtcgtattcgggcaatgttgcgcagttgaaaaCGACaggattttgcaagtgtttgaatgtgtgctGAAAAAGCAGATGcaagtctaggataactcctaggcagtgcacctgtgtggtggaatgaaaggtggtgttgtttactgtgagtgatatctgtgGTATAGAGGAAGACCttagaggaaatataatgagttctgttttagaaaggttcagtttcaggtggcgctgtgacatccaggaggagacagcagagagacagtctgtaacttgggaaaggaaaggacagaattagaaagatcaggagtatacaagtagagttgggtgtcatcggcataaaggtgatactgaagtccaaacgactgaataagtttacctagtgaagttgtatagagcgagaacagcagagggcctagaacagagtcTTGAGGAActcagacagagagagggaacgtagtagaagtaAATATGTAGTATGATGGCTTGCTAAGAGTGAATACATACGGAAtaaaaacagatctttccgtaatttggatcttcataccttaagtttactaaaaaaaaatcatataaacattaaataagcccaataggctggttttgcttccaataaggaatatttatatcttagtttggttcaagtacaaaatactgctttcatatcagagaaaaaggaaataatttttaaaaatttggaatatttgaaaaaaagggagtctatgggagatggactttccataattcggagctttctggataacaggtttctggataatggatcccatacatgtatacagCAATTCCCAGATATGCATCTGCAGCCAGAATCATACTTCACTCCCTCATGTTGTATGCTAGGAAGGAGATATTGATGCGGGGGATGGACAATATCCTTTTAACAAGAGACAATtattaaaagtagaaataacaatacatttgcagcagtacagagcatttgtttttttagatggggtcagtgacccccatttgaaagctggaaagagtcggaagaagaaggcaatttaaaaactacaaaaaaaagaaaaaatgacggCCAACTGAAATGTTGCATAGAAGTAGCCACTctattatatactaaaagttaacgttaaGGCTAACCACCCCTATAAAAGAAATCCATGTGCATGTGGAAAGGATTCACCCATTTGGCCAAATTATTTCCTAATCTCAAGCAAACAGAATGGTTTAACCCAAAACCATTTCctaaaacattaaattacagaGGAGGCTGATTCTTGGTCCGTGTGTCAATTCACTAGCCTCTGCATTAATGTCCTGTACTAGCTTCAGTTTATGGTGCCCTGCTTCTTATTCCACCTGTTACTCTTAGGTTACCAGATAACATGAaactcaaaggaacagtaacaccaaaaaataaaagtgtctaaaatgaattaaaatataatgtacttctgccctgcactggtaaattctCTGTGGTTGCTTAAGAAaaagtactatagtttatataagcaagctcctgtgtagccattggggcagccattcaagatggagaaaaggctcaggttatataTCAGATAATCCCAGTAGAATACAAAggtattttatctgttatctactttattacattatattttaattacttttagacacttatttttttgttgttactgttcctgtaagggACCCATCTCGAAATTCCAACTAGAAGGTTGCACaaattgcaatttaaaggggGACCTgtcaaccaaataaaatatttgaaatcctatttcatgatgttagtcaagcaagatgaactttacttacactatataaattacttgaatcttgtttccatcagtctggaacctcataaatataacaaacaggcaggagccattttgtggacactcttattaaggcaagccttgcatcatctcagaatcttgttcaaaattggggacctgatgtccatcatccccatgccctggctacacaattaaatggttaagagaacttggaaaatgtggggagagcagtgacatctatgaagtgctgaatagaaagtgaaagtaattgtctgccccggaggaggaggggcagacaatatttgattgacagctatgctaagctatgaatgctttaataaaaaaaaaaaagaattgggatttcatgtttaatttgaaaaggacttttattatacagttttttgtgtctgggtgacaggtccactttaaagagatAATTGATTTCTGTAGCTTGAGCAAACAAGGAAATTGgagctacttcatgtttggtccttcCAAGGTAGATAGCGGGGATTCCCAGAGCACAAATAATCCCCCTGCACAATATACTACTGCTACCAAAACAGGCACAACAAAAGGGAGAAGAGCAGGGGTTGTTTACTGGTAATAAAATGATCTACATTGCTACTGCAATTATAGGAACTGCCGAAATTAGAGAATGATTTTAGAGCTCAAGGTTAAAGGTAATTCTATATTCTAGGAGGGTATTAGAATTTTTCTACAAAACAAGCAATACAATTGTTGTCTCCTGTCACAAGTGTTGCTAGTGTAAGGCTAAAAACACCAACTGCACAAAACACGTTTTTGGAACATTGTATTGACATAGTGGATTAACTCTATAACCAGAAATACAGTTCTGGTCTATTCTGCTGAGAGAGCGAGCCAGTCTTCTTCCTTAAACATCCTTTGTTTATGCTAAAACAAGGCTGATTAGATGCCATGTGATTTACCCCATGAAGAAAGTAATGGTTAAATGGCAACATTTGTCTTGGAAGGTGTTCCACCAGCCCAAGCTTACAGTATGTACAAGCTATTGTTTAATACTCTGAGATATACATTAACATAAGAgtattataacaaaaataaacatgccagtttaatatcctgagtgaatgTGAATTAATCTAGGCAGGCCCAGGAGGAactttggggaggggggggggggtcaagcttcatttatgtaagttatttattcaaatccaataGAAACTCGCTGTGGGTGAGAATTTTATGGGAAAGTGAATATACAAGTCCACTTCTCAGTTTTCAAAGTTTAGCTTAAGAAATGACAAAAACCATAGCTATTTCCTAATTCAAACAACAGGCAATAGTATGTTCAGCACACTTTATCACACTCATCTtgaatacttcccctttaaaagtacgCCAAACACAACAATAATGATAATGCCCATTGCATGTATTATTAAATGGTATGCTTTCAGCAGTCTATTTTTTGTTCCCATTAACATATTGCAGTAACATAAGTAAAACATAAACTGCaagaacaatttattttctaAGCAACAGCTATTTGATTGGTATGGCAAGAAGGC
Proteins encoded in this region:
- the rab9a.L gene encoding RAB9A, member RAS oncogene family L homeolog isoform X1, producing MSTKSSLLKIILLGDGGVGKSSLMNRYVTNKFDTQLFHTIGVEFLNKELEVDGHLVTMQIWDTAGQERFRSLRTPFYRGSDCCLLTFSVDDSQSFQNLNNWKKEFIYYADVKDPDSFPFVILGNKIDITDRQVSVEEAQAWCRDNGNHPYFETSAKDATNVAAAFEEAVRRVLAIEDRSDQLIHTDTVNLHRKQKPTTSCC